The Azospirillum baldaniorum genome contains a region encoding:
- the hemW gene encoding radical SAM family heme chaperone HemW, which translates to MLQVTPDPGFGIYIHWPFCKAKCPYCDFNSHVRDRVEHDRWRAALVRELDHYADATTGRRVTSVFFGGGTPSLMEPATVGAVLERIAARWTVGSDLEVSLEANPTSVEADKFRAFRAAGVNRLSMGIQALDDTALKFLGRQHSAAEATGAIALAARTFPRFSFDLIYARPGQSVAAWEAELTQALDHAVGHLSVYQLTIEEGTAFFPLHARGDLVLPDEDLAGDLYEATQSLLDRAGLPAYEISNHARPGEESRHNLTYWRYGDYVGVGPGAHGRLTLDGEKFATRAHRAPEIWLERVERDGHGAAAPEPVARESRGSELLMMGLRLREGVARARLVEETGRDLDGLVDPAALERLVAGGFLEVGKDTLRATHEGRQRLNAVLGALLA; encoded by the coding sequence ATGCTTCAAGTGACTCCTGATCCTGGCTTCGGGATCTACATCCACTGGCCCTTCTGCAAGGCGAAGTGCCCGTACTGCGACTTCAACAGCCACGTCCGCGACCGGGTCGAGCATGACCGCTGGCGCGCCGCGCTGGTGCGGGAGCTGGATCATTACGCGGACGCAACGACCGGCCGCCGGGTCACCTCCGTCTTCTTCGGGGGCGGCACGCCGTCGCTGATGGAACCGGCGACGGTCGGCGCCGTGCTGGAGCGCATCGCCGCCCGCTGGACGGTGGGCAGCGATTTGGAAGTGTCGCTGGAGGCCAACCCGACCTCGGTCGAGGCCGACAAGTTCCGCGCCTTCCGCGCCGCCGGGGTCAACCGCCTGTCGATGGGCATCCAGGCGCTGGACGACACCGCGCTGAAGTTCCTCGGCCGCCAGCACAGCGCGGCCGAGGCGACCGGAGCCATCGCGCTGGCCGCCCGGACCTTCCCCCGCTTCAGCTTCGACCTGATCTACGCCCGCCCCGGCCAATCCGTCGCGGCCTGGGAGGCGGAGCTGACCCAAGCGCTCGACCACGCGGTCGGCCATCTGTCGGTCTACCAGCTGACCATCGAGGAGGGCACGGCCTTCTTCCCCCTGCACGCGCGGGGCGATCTGGTGCTGCCCGACGAGGATCTGGCCGGCGACCTCTACGAGGCGACGCAGAGCCTGCTCGACCGCGCCGGGCTGCCCGCCTACGAGATTTCCAACCACGCCCGCCCCGGCGAGGAGAGCCGCCACAACCTGACCTACTGGCGCTACGGCGATTACGTCGGCGTCGGTCCCGGCGCCCACGGCCGGCTGACGCTGGACGGCGAGAAATTCGCCACCCGCGCCCACCGCGCCCCGGAGATCTGGCTGGAGCGGGTCGAGCGCGACGGCCACGGCGCCGCCGCCCCCGAGCCGGTCGCCCGCGAGTCGCGCGGGTCGGAGCTGCTGATGATGGGACTGCGCCTGCGCGAGGGGGTGGCCCGCGCCCGGCTGGTCGAGGAGACCGGCCGCGACCTCGACGGGCTGGTCGATCCCGCCGCGCTGGAGCGTCTGGTGGCCGGCGGCTTCCTGGAGGTCGGCAAGGACACGTTGCGCGCCACCCATGAGGGGCGACAGCGGTTGAACGCCGTGCTGGGGGCCCTTCTGGCCTGA
- a CDS encoding methyl-accepting chemotaxis protein: MTLTKLSIRAKLWALVVAASVASFTIAGAGLYLNYSRMHADRLDTLHSIVETGVTLATTLEADAAAGKITRDEAQARFKAAVAGIRYAGGKEYLFAHTMDGYGFAHVNAKLIGADVKPLKSANGVHMIVEFIRMVRATGDGLLEYDWPRTVGGSDLAVKLGYVRGFEPWNIFIGTGIFIDDIRAAFLDQLRTLAFVILALAVPAVGLIAWVGTDISRVLRGLGAKMRSLADGDLNTRFPEAERGDEIGAMAKAVLVFQTNARDKQRLEAEQAASAQRAGEDKRRAMLALAASFEQSIGAVVRTVSDAAATMEERAAEMSRAAAQTDELATSVAAATEQTSANVQTVAAASEELAGSIQEISRQVAESSRIAGEAVTLSGRANDKVGGLAEAVQKIGAVVQLINDIASQTNLLALNATIEAARAGEAGKGFAVVASEVKALANQTAKATEEIAAQVANIQSVTGDAVGEIQGVTQVILRVNEIATSIASAVEEQGAATREISRNVQEAAGGTQEVSANITGVTDAATRSGATARDVLEMSRQLGHQLDTLHREVGGFLQQLRAA; encoded by the coding sequence ATGACCCTCACGAAGCTTTCCATTCGGGCCAAGCTGTGGGCGCTCGTCGTCGCGGCTTCGGTCGCATCCTTCACCATCGCCGGTGCCGGCCTTTATCTCAATTACAGCCGAATGCACGCCGACCGTCTGGACACGCTGCACAGCATCGTGGAGACCGGGGTCACCCTGGCCACCACGCTGGAGGCGGACGCCGCCGCCGGCAAGATCACCCGCGACGAGGCGCAGGCGCGCTTCAAGGCGGCGGTGGCCGGCATCCGCTACGCCGGCGGCAAGGAGTATCTCTTCGCCCACACCATGGACGGCTACGGCTTCGCCCACGTCAACGCCAAGTTGATCGGCGCCGACGTCAAGCCGCTGAAGTCGGCCAACGGCGTCCACATGATCGTGGAGTTCATCCGCATGGTCCGCGCCACCGGCGACGGCCTGCTGGAATACGACTGGCCGCGCACGGTCGGCGGCAGCGACTTGGCGGTGAAGCTGGGCTATGTCCGCGGCTTCGAGCCGTGGAACATCTTCATCGGCACCGGCATCTTCATCGACGACATCCGGGCCGCCTTCCTGGACCAGCTCCGGACGCTGGCCTTCGTCATCCTGGCGCTGGCGGTGCCGGCCGTCGGCCTGATCGCCTGGGTCGGCACCGACATCAGCCGGGTGCTGCGCGGGCTGGGCGCCAAGATGCGCTCGCTGGCCGACGGCGACCTGAACACCCGCTTCCCCGAGGCGGAGCGCGGCGACGAGATCGGCGCCATGGCCAAGGCCGTGCTGGTCTTCCAGACCAACGCCCGCGACAAGCAGCGGCTGGAGGCCGAGCAGGCCGCGTCGGCCCAGCGCGCCGGGGAGGACAAGCGCCGCGCCATGCTGGCGCTGGCCGCCAGTTTCGAGCAGAGTATCGGCGCCGTCGTCCGCACCGTGTCCGACGCGGCGGCGACGATGGAGGAGCGCGCGGCCGAGATGAGCCGCGCCGCCGCCCAGACCGACGAGCTGGCGACCTCGGTCGCCGCGGCGACGGAGCAGACCTCCGCCAACGTGCAGACCGTGGCCGCGGCGTCGGAGGAGCTGGCCGGCTCGATCCAGGAGATCAGCCGTCAGGTCGCCGAGTCGTCGCGCATCGCCGGCGAGGCGGTGACCCTCAGCGGGCGGGCCAACGACAAGGTCGGCGGATTGGCCGAGGCGGTGCAGAAGATCGGCGCGGTGGTGCAGCTCATCAACGACATCGCCAGCCAGACCAACCTGCTGGCGCTCAACGCCACCATCGAGGCGGCGCGGGCGGGCGAGGCCGGCAAGGGCTTCGCCGTGGTGGCGAGCGAGGTCAAGGCGCTGGCCAACCAGACCGCCAAGGCGACCGAGGAGATCGCCGCCCAGGTTGCCAACATCCAGTCCGTGACTGGTGACGCGGTCGGCGAGATCCAGGGCGTGACCCAGGTCATCCTGCGGGTGAACGAGATCGCCACCTCCATCGCCTCCGCGGTCGAGGAGCAGGGGGCGGCGACCCGCGAGATCAGCCGCAACGTCCAGGAAGCGGCGGGCGGCACGCAGGAGGTGTCGGCCAACATCACCGGCGTCACCGATGCCGCGACCCGGAGCGGCGCCACCGCCCGCGACGTGCTAGAGATGTCGCGCCAGCTCGGCCACCAGCTCGACACGCTGCACCGCGAGGTCGGGGGCTTCCTTCAGCAACTCCGCGCGGCGTAA
- a CDS encoding dihydrofolate reductase codes for MRISLVVAAARNGVIGRDGTLPWSLPGDLKRFRELTMGKPVLMGRRTWESLPCKPLPGRDNLVVSRSVPPGERDGARWFAGLNAALDWCRGHGVPDVAVIGGAELFRETLPLADIVHLTRVERDVEGDTVMPPLGPEWVEAERGPLLTENGLDYRYVDLVRRPVSAGA; via the coding sequence ATGCGCATCAGTCTGGTGGTGGCCGCGGCGCGCAACGGCGTGATCGGCCGCGACGGCACCCTGCCCTGGTCCCTGCCCGGCGACCTCAAGCGCTTCCGGGAGCTGACGATGGGCAAGCCGGTCCTGATGGGCCGGCGCACCTGGGAGTCGCTGCCCTGCAAGCCCCTACCCGGCCGCGACAACCTTGTGGTCAGCCGCAGCGTCCCGCCGGGCGAGCGGGACGGGGCGCGCTGGTTCGCCGGCCTCAACGCGGCGCTGGACTGGTGCCGCGGCCACGGCGTCCCGGACGTCGCCGTGATCGGCGGCGCCGAACTGTTCCGCGAAACCCTGCCGCTCGCCGACATCGTCCACCTGACCCGCGTCGAGCGGGATGTGGAGGGCGACACCGTCATGCCGCCGCTGGGGCCGGAGTGGGTGGAGGCGGAGCGCGGCCCGCTGCTGACCGAAAACGGGCTGGATTACCGGTACGTGGACCTCGTGCGGCGCCCCGTCAGCGCTGGGGCGTGA
- a CDS encoding helix-turn-helix domain-containing protein: MDRKHAFGLRLRAIRKARALTQEQFAELLDRTTEAVSNMERGVSLPSVETLIRLSENLGIPLRELADALDPAVNANSKRVALESALSERARQLTTRDLEIALKQIEAFPKGD, encoded by the coding sequence ATGGATCGGAAACACGCATTTGGGCTGCGGCTTCGGGCAATCCGTAAGGCGCGCGCTTTGACCCAAGAACAATTTGCCGAATTGCTCGACCGCACGACCGAGGCCGTGTCCAACATGGAACGCGGCGTCAGCCTGCCGAGCGTGGAGACACTGATCCGGCTGAGTGAGAACCTCGGCATTCCATTGCGCGAATTGGCCGACGCGCTCGATCCAGCGGTCAATGCCAACAGCAAGCGTGTGGCTTTGGAATCGGCGCTTTCAGAGCGGGCACGCCAGCTTACGACCCGCGATCTGGAAATCGCTCTGAAACAGATCGAGGCGTTTCCGAAGGGCGATTAG
- the gshB gene encoding glutathione synthase → MSLAVAFQMDPIESINIDTDSSFMMALEAQKRGHTLYHYHPRDLSLTGNVLTARVREMTVVRQKGAHYTLGEPRIVDLSTMDVVLMRQDPPFDMAYITATHMLEHIQPKVLVLNDPAEVRNAPEKLFVTHFPDLMPPTLITSDKQAVLDFRAQHKDIIVKPLFGNGGAGVFHLKPDDENLGSLLELFTQLYREPVIVQKYLPEIRQGDKRIILIDGEPAGAVSRMPQEGEARANFHAGGSAKKTELTPREQEICKAIGPVLRAKGLVFVGIDVIGDYMTEINVTSPTGIQEINRLDGSALEATLWDAIERRHRENKGA, encoded by the coding sequence ATGAGCCTCGCCGTCGCCTTCCAGATGGACCCCATCGAGTCCATCAACATCGACACCGACTCGAGCTTCATGATGGCGCTTGAGGCGCAGAAGCGCGGGCACACGCTCTACCACTACCACCCGCGCGACCTCAGCCTGACCGGCAACGTCCTGACCGCCCGTGTGCGCGAGATGACCGTGGTCCGCCAGAAGGGCGCCCACTACACGCTGGGCGAGCCGCGGATCGTCGACCTGTCGACCATGGACGTGGTGCTGATGCGCCAGGACCCGCCCTTCGACATGGCCTACATCACCGCCACCCACATGCTGGAGCACATCCAGCCCAAGGTGCTGGTGCTGAACGACCCGGCGGAGGTGCGCAACGCGCCGGAAAAGCTGTTCGTCACCCATTTCCCCGACCTGATGCCGCCGACGCTGATCACCAGCGACAAGCAGGCCGTCCTGGACTTCCGGGCGCAGCACAAGGACATCATCGTCAAGCCGCTGTTCGGCAACGGCGGGGCCGGCGTCTTCCACCTGAAGCCGGACGACGAGAATCTGGGCTCGCTGCTGGAGCTGTTCACCCAGCTCTACCGCGAGCCGGTGATCGTGCAGAAGTACCTGCCGGAGATCCGCCAGGGCGACAAGCGCATCATCCTGATCGACGGCGAGCCCGCCGGCGCCGTCAGCCGCATGCCCCAGGAGGGCGAGGCCCGCGCCAACTTCCACGCCGGCGGCAGCGCCAAGAAGACCGAGCTGACCCCGCGTGAGCAGGAGATCTGCAAGGCCATCGGCCCGGTGCTGCGCGCGAAGGGTCTGGTCTTCGTCGGGATCGACGTGATCGGCGACTATATGACCGAGATCAACGTGACCTCGCCCACCGGCATCCAGGAGATCAACCGGCTCGACGGCTCGGCGCTGGAGGCCACCCTGTGGGACGCCATCGAGCGCCGCCACCGCGAGAACAAGGGGGCTTAA
- a CDS encoding SirB1 family protein, whose translation MTSRAEARDILRRVGQQPDEQIDLAEAALALGALEVPGAALADYRRHLADIAHDLAERVSPTLDGLEARISWLHEVIVERHGYAGDQDTYDDLQNANLLRVIDRRRGLPVALGILYLHAARSQGWTMLGLNFPGHFLVRLEADGARAILDPFNEGQVRTAVDLRDLLKATAGSAAELEPGHYQTVSNREILLRLQNNIKLRHLSARDVPRALEVLEAMRLFAPAEASLWRETGLLEAHNGNLAAAIAALETFLELTASERHRHQVAALIQQLKNQLN comes from the coding sequence GTGACCAGCCGCGCCGAGGCCCGTGACATCCTGCGCCGCGTGGGGCAGCAGCCGGACGAGCAGATCGATCTGGCCGAAGCCGCCCTCGCGCTGGGCGCGCTGGAGGTGCCGGGCGCCGCGCTGGCCGACTACCGCCGCCACCTCGCCGACATCGCCCACGATCTGGCGGAGCGCGTCTCGCCCACCCTCGACGGGCTGGAGGCCCGCATCTCCTGGCTGCACGAGGTCATCGTGGAGCGGCACGGCTACGCCGGCGACCAGGACACCTACGACGACCTGCAGAACGCCAACCTGCTGCGCGTCATCGACCGCCGCCGCGGCCTGCCGGTGGCACTGGGCATCCTGTACCTGCACGCCGCCCGTTCGCAGGGCTGGACGATGCTGGGGCTGAACTTCCCCGGCCATTTCCTGGTGCGGCTGGAGGCCGACGGCGCCCGCGCCATCCTCGACCCCTTCAACGAGGGGCAGGTGCGCACCGCCGTGGACCTGCGCGACCTGCTGAAGGCCACCGCCGGCAGCGCCGCGGAGCTGGAGCCCGGCCATTACCAGACGGTGTCCAACCGCGAGATTTTGTTGAGGCTCCAGAACAACATCAAGCTGCGCCACCTCTCCGCCCGTGACGTGCCGCGCGCGCTGGAGGTGCTGGAGGCGATGCGGCTGTTCGCCCCGGCCGAGGCGTCGCTGTGGCGGGAGACCGGCCTGCTGGAGGCCCACAACGGCAACCTCGCCGCCGCCATCGCCGCGCTGGAAACCTTCCTGGAGCTGACCGCCAGCGAACGGCACCGCCATCAGGTCGCCGCGCTGATCCAGCAGCTCAAGAACCAACTGAACTGA
- a CDS encoding YraN family protein has protein sequence MSAPGALRRRAENYGRYAEQLCRLALRLKGYRILESRLRTPMGEIDIVARRGDTLAIVEVKARGDWDTANEAVNARQRGRLARAAHAYLGANPRYAGYVLRFDVMLVTPWSWPRHVPDAWRA, from the coding sequence ATGAGCGCGCCGGGCGCCCTGCGCCGCCGGGCCGAGAATTACGGCCGCTACGCCGAGCAGCTCTGCCGGCTGGCGCTGCGGCTGAAGGGTTACCGCATCCTGGAAAGCCGCCTGCGCACACCCATGGGAGAGATCGACATCGTGGCCCGGCGGGGCGACACTCTGGCGATCGTCGAAGTCAAGGCCCGCGGCGACTGGGACACCGCGAACGAGGCGGTCAACGCCCGCCAGCGGGGCCGCCTCGCCCGCGCCGCCCACGCCTATCTGGGGGCCAACCCCCGCTATGCCGGCTATGTCTTGCGCTTCGACGTCATGCTCGTTACCCCTTGGTCGTGGCCGCGCCACGTCCCGGACGCGTGGCGGGCCTGA
- the rsmI gene encoding 16S rRNA (cytidine(1402)-2'-O)-methyltransferase, whose product MPPTISTSGPAPEPVSGPGVSGDAEGSEPRAASKLGAGLYVVATPIGNAADITLRALDTLRRADAIACEDTRVTAKLMGIHGIHTPFVSYHEHNAAKMRPVLIGRMKAGESIALVTDAGTPLVSDPGYKLVRECVAEGVAVTTLPGASAPLVALVLSGLPTDRFLFAGFLPNKSSARRATAGELKTVPATLVFFESPQRLPESLADLADILGAREAAVARELTKLYEEVRRGTLPELAAHYAEAGPPRGEVVLVIGPPGEEATPSEADVDALLREALTRLSVRDAAADVAARTGQNKRAVYARALELSREGKP is encoded by the coding sequence GTGCCACCAACGATCTCCACATCCGGTCCGGCGCCCGAACCCGTTTCCGGGCCCGGCGTCTCTGGTGACGCTGAAGGTAGCGAGCCGAGGGCCGCAAGTAAACTCGGCGCCGGCCTTTATGTGGTCGCCACACCCATCGGCAACGCCGCCGACATCACGCTGCGCGCGCTCGACACGCTGCGCCGCGCCGATGCCATCGCCTGCGAGGACACGCGGGTGACGGCGAAGCTGATGGGCATCCATGGCATCCACACGCCCTTCGTCTCCTATCATGAACACAACGCGGCAAAGATGCGTCCGGTCCTCATCGGCCGCATGAAAGCGGGCGAGTCCATCGCGCTGGTCACCGACGCCGGCACGCCGCTGGTCTCCGACCCCGGCTACAAGCTGGTGCGCGAGTGCGTGGCGGAGGGAGTGGCGGTCACCACGCTGCCCGGCGCCTCCGCCCCGCTGGTGGCGCTGGTGCTGTCCGGCCTGCCGACCGACCGCTTCCTGTTCGCCGGTTTCCTGCCCAACAAGAGCAGCGCGCGGCGCGCCACCGCCGGGGAACTGAAGACCGTTCCCGCCACGCTCGTCTTCTTCGAGTCGCCGCAGCGCCTGCCCGAGTCGCTGGCCGACCTCGCCGACATCCTCGGCGCGCGGGAGGCCGCGGTGGCGCGGGAGCTGACCAAGCTCTACGAGGAGGTGCGGCGCGGCACCCTGCCGGAGCTGGCCGCCCACTACGCCGAGGCCGGCCCGCCGAGGGGCGAGGTCGTGCTGGTCATCGGCCCGCCCGGCGAGGAGGCCACCCCGTCCGAGGCCGACGTGGATGCCCTGCTGCGCGAGGCGCTGACCCGCCTGTCGGTTCGCGACGCCGCCGCCGACGTGGCCGCCCGCACCGGCCAGAACAAGCGCGCCGTCTACGCCCGCGCGTTGGAGCTGTCGCGGGAGGGGAAACCATGA
- a CDS encoding penicillin-binding protein activator, whose amino-acid sequence MARLTTPFSRAWGQQAAAALLVVGTLSACSTVKAPAPPTQAPQAPVAAVPAAPQTLKVAILLPLSGSSAAIGQAMLESAQMALFDLAGDRFELLPRDTKGTPTGAADAARQAIAEGASLILGPLFAADVAAVKPVAQSAGVDVLAFTNDWTQAGNGTYVLGFVPADQVTRVVGFARSRGVTRYVALAPRNAYGDAVVNAVQAASRQFGGQVAQVERYDPAVTDLAQPARQVTQAGVQPQAVMLAEGGPRAQGLASALSANGLNTQQVKLLGTGLWDEPGLGQEPALAGAWFAAPSPQSRADFEARFERTYGRKPPRIATLSYDATAIAAVLAKMPDASGRFDRAALNNPNGFEGMDGVFRLRADGVVERGLAVLEVTPSGPRVIDPAPSSFEVLGQ is encoded by the coding sequence GTGGCACGCTTGACGACACCTTTCTCGCGCGCTTGGGGGCAGCAGGCTGCCGCCGCCCTGTTGGTCGTTGGCACGCTTTCGGCCTGCTCGACTGTAAAGGCCCCGGCGCCGCCGACTCAAGCGCCGCAAGCGCCCGTCGCCGCCGTTCCGGCCGCCCCGCAGACCTTGAAGGTGGCGATCCTGCTGCCGCTGTCCGGGTCCAGCGCCGCCATCGGGCAGGCCATGCTGGAGTCGGCGCAGATGGCCCTGTTCGATCTGGCCGGCGACCGGTTCGAGCTGCTGCCCCGCGACACCAAGGGCACGCCCACCGGTGCCGCCGACGCGGCGCGGCAGGCCATCGCCGAGGGGGCGAGCCTGATCCTCGGCCCGCTGTTCGCCGCCGACGTGGCGGCGGTGAAGCCGGTCGCCCAGTCCGCGGGCGTGGACGTGCTGGCCTTCACCAACGACTGGACCCAGGCCGGCAACGGCACCTATGTGCTGGGCTTCGTGCCCGCCGATCAGGTGACCCGCGTGGTCGGCTTCGCCCGCTCGCGCGGTGTCACGCGCTACGTCGCGCTGGCCCCGCGCAACGCCTATGGCGACGCCGTGGTCAACGCCGTGCAGGCCGCCTCGCGCCAGTTCGGCGGGCAGGTGGCGCAGGTCGAGCGCTACGATCCGGCGGTGACCGACCTCGCCCAGCCGGCCCGGCAGGTGACCCAGGCCGGCGTGCAGCCGCAGGCGGTCATGCTGGCAGAAGGCGGGCCGCGCGCCCAGGGTCTGGCGTCCGCGCTGTCCGCCAACGGGCTGAACACCCAGCAGGTCAAGCTGCTCGGCACCGGCCTGTGGGACGAGCCCGGCCTGGGCCAGGAACCCGCCCTGGCCGGCGCCTGGTTCGCCGCCCCGTCCCCGCAGAGCCGCGCCGACTTCGAGGCGCGCTTCGAGAGGACTTACGGGCGCAAGCCGCCGCGCATCGCCACCCTGTCCTACGACGCCACGGCCATCGCCGCGGTGCTGGCCAAGATGCCCGACGCGTCGGGCCGCTTCGACCGCGCGGCGCTGAACAACCCCAACGGCTTCGAAGGCATGGACGGCGTCTTCCGCCTGCGCGCGGACGGCGTCGTGGAACGCGGTCTGGCCGTTCTGGAGGTCACCCCGAGCGGTCCCCGCGTGATCGATCCCGCCCCGTCCAGCTTCGAAGTGCTGGGGCAGTGA
- a CDS encoding phasin family protein, with the protein MARRKAGNGEPTQRFLTVAGDLTRTGVKTGEMGVAAAQTIGYRTAMMAAAMNNPIDLANPEFVRMGSEKVEAMVEATHAVAKGIGEMQQAWMTLMQGQLQAAMVMVTGLGQCRNPVDLMELQRRTVTETVEAGIHAALYMVESATALTQAGMTPAYRTVRANARRLAKQHG; encoded by the coding sequence ATGGCGAGACGCAAGGCCGGCAACGGCGAACCGACGCAGCGCTTTCTGACGGTGGCGGGCGATCTGACCCGGACCGGCGTCAAGACGGGCGAGATGGGGGTGGCGGCGGCCCAGACGATCGGCTACCGAACCGCGATGATGGCGGCGGCGATGAACAACCCCATCGACCTCGCCAACCCGGAGTTCGTCCGGATGGGCTCCGAGAAGGTGGAGGCGATGGTGGAGGCCACCCACGCCGTCGCCAAGGGCATCGGAGAAATGCAGCAGGCCTGGATGACCCTGATGCAGGGCCAGCTTCAGGCGGCCATGGTGATGGTGACCGGCCTCGGCCAGTGCCGCAACCCCGTCGACCTGATGGAACTGCAACGCCGCACCGTCACCGAGACGGTCGAGGCCGGCATCCACGCCGCGCTCTACATGGTCGAGTCGGCCACGGCTCTGACCCAGGCCGGCATGACCCCCGCCTACCGCACCGTCCGCGCCAACGCCCGCCGTCTGGCGAAGCAGCACGGTTAA
- the metZ gene encoding O-succinylhomoserine sulfhydrylase codes for MARTDHRNPNVAGLRPRSRLVHGGVRRSSFDETCEALYQTSGFVYGSAEEAESAFVNDGSRHVYSRFRNPTTAMFEDRLCEYEGAAWAYATTSGMAAVHGALWSNLRTGDRIVAPRSLFISCYWVIKELSARFGVEAVFVDGTDLSQWEEALAKPTKVVFLETPSNPGLEVVDLRAVSALAHKAGAKVVVDNAFATPVLQRPFEMGADVVIYSATKHIDGQGRCLGGIILTNDKQYGSDVIHPYLRHTGPTISPFNAWLLLKGLETLELRVSAQSAAALTVAEFLEGHAKVERVLYPGLASHPQHDLVRSQMTGGGTMLSIFLKGGKEEAFRALNDLRMVMISNNLGDSKSLITHPDTTTHSKLTVEEKAAANIRPNLLRLSVGLEDAQDIVEDLDRALASL; via the coding sequence ATGGCGCGCACCGATCATCGCAATCCCAACGTCGCGGGGCTTCGCCCGCGTTCCCGTCTGGTCCATGGCGGCGTCCGCCGCTCGTCCTTCGACGAGACCTGCGAGGCGCTCTACCAGACCTCCGGCTTCGTCTACGGCTCGGCGGAGGAGGCGGAGAGCGCCTTCGTCAACGACGGCTCCCGCCACGTCTATTCCCGCTTCCGCAACCCGACCACGGCGATGTTCGAGGACCGGCTGTGCGAGTATGAGGGGGCGGCCTGGGCCTACGCCACGACCAGCGGCATGGCCGCGGTGCACGGCGCCCTGTGGTCGAACCTGCGCACCGGCGACCGCATCGTGGCGCCGCGCTCGCTGTTCATCTCCTGCTATTGGGTGATCAAGGAGCTGTCGGCCCGCTTCGGGGTCGAGGCGGTCTTCGTCGACGGCACCGACCTGTCCCAGTGGGAAGAGGCGCTGGCCAAGCCGACCAAGGTCGTCTTCCTGGAGACGCCCAGCAACCCGGGGCTTGAGGTCGTCGACCTGCGCGCGGTCAGCGCTCTCGCCCACAAGGCCGGGGCCAAGGTGGTGGTCGACAACGCCTTCGCCACGCCGGTGCTGCAGCGCCCGTTCGAGATGGGCGCCGACGTCGTCATCTATTCGGCGACCAAGCACATCGATGGCCAGGGCCGCTGTCTGGGCGGCATCATCCTGACCAACGACAAGCAGTACGGGTCGGACGTGATCCACCCCTACCTGCGCCACACCGGCCCGACCATTTCGCCCTTCAACGCCTGGCTGCTGCTGAAGGGGCTGGAGACGCTGGAGCTGCGTGTGTCGGCGCAGAGCGCGGCGGCCCTGACGGTGGCGGAGTTCCTGGAAGGCCACGCGAAGGTGGAGCGGGTGCTCTATCCGGGTCTGGCCAGCCACCCGCAGCACGACCTCGTCCGCAGCCAGATGACCGGCGGCGGCACCATGCTGTCGATCTTCCTGAAGGGCGGCAAGGAAGAGGCCTTCCGCGCCCTGAACGACCTGCGGATGGTGATGATCTCCAACAACCTGGGCGACTCCAAGAGCCTGATCACCCACCCCGACACCACCACCCACTCCAAGCTGACGGTCGAGGAGAAGGCGGCGGCGAACATCCGTCCGAACCTGCTCCGCCTGTCCGTCGGGCTGGAGGACGCCCAGGACATCGTCGAAGACCTCGACCGCGCGCTCGCTTCCCTGTAA
- a CDS encoding STAS domain-containing protein gives MAARRQEGVRAVQYRKEQERHFARLVLTGRFTSQDAGPVRQAIADVKDGPERRHLLDLTGLEFVDSAGIGLLLVMNGEALSAGKALSLLCASGQVRKVVDLTRIAMIIPVHETVADYIAASVPEALLAATHPCAPGEDPMAVAARALHAKPLLPPASAPPDASDRDGTSG, from the coding sequence ATGGCCGCGCGACGTCAGGAGGGGGTGCGGGCCGTGCAGTATCGCAAGGAGCAGGAGCGGCATTTCGCCCGTCTGGTGCTCACCGGGCGCTTCACCAGCCAGGACGCCGGCCCGGTGCGGCAGGCCATCGCCGACGTGAAGGACGGACCGGAGCGCCGCCACCTCCTCGACCTGACCGGGCTGGAGTTCGTCGACAGCGCCGGCATCGGCCTGCTGCTGGTGATGAACGGCGAGGCCCTGTCGGCGGGCAAGGCCCTGTCCCTGCTCTGCGCGTCCGGGCAGGTGCGCAAGGTGGTGGACCTGACCCGCATCGCCATGATCATCCCGGTGCACGAGACGGTGGCCGACTACATCGCCGCCAGCGTGCCCGAGGCCCTGCTGGCCGCCACCCATCCCTGCGCGCCGGGCGAGGACCCGATGGCTGTCGCCGCCCGCGCGCTGCACGCAAAGCCGCTCCTGCCACCCGCGAGCGCCCCGCCGGACGCTTCCGATCGGGACGGCACTTCCGGGTAA